A single region of the Borrelia hermsii DAH genome encodes:
- the fliE gene encoding flagellar hook-basal body complex protein FliE produces the protein MRVDSFFTDNDVYLIRKNPLHFGRSSSGFDVKREEKDKTFKDLFFNLMSDVNNSQLDVSKMSQQAILKPNDIDVHDIVISMSKANMNLSITKAIVEKSIKAYQDIINIR, from the coding sequence ATGAGAGTAGATTCTTTTTTTACAGATAATGATGTTTATTTAATTCGTAAAAATCCTTTGCATTTTGGTAGGAGTTCTTCTGGTTTTGATGTTAAGCGTGAAGAAAAGGATAAAACTTTTAAAGACTTGTTCTTTAATTTAATGTCTGATGTGAATAATAGCCAATTAGATGTGTCTAAAATGTCTCAGCAAGCTATTTTAAAGCCAAATGATATCGATGTGCATGATATTGTAATATCAATGTCTAAAGCTAATATGAATTTGAGTATTACAAAAGCTATTGTTGAGAAAAGCATAAAGGCTTATCAAGATATAATTAATATTCGCTAA
- the flgC gene encoding flagellar basal body rod protein FlgC: MGLFSSINTASTGLTAQRLRLDVIANNIANVETTRTSEGGSYRRQRVIFAPRVVSPYWKGPFVPDDLDNGVGQGVRVASIEKDKSPLKLKYDPTHPDAIRSGELKGYVEFPNVNAVEEMVDMISASRAYEANSTVINSSKSMFRSALSILQN; the protein is encoded by the coding sequence ATGGGATTGTTTTCAAGTATTAATACTGCTTCAACGGGTTTAACCGCTCAAAGATTAAGATTGGATGTTATTGCAAATAATATTGCAAATGTGGAGACTACTAGAACTTCTGAAGGGGGCTCTTATAGAAGGCAAAGGGTAATTTTTGCCCCAAGGGTTGTAAGTCCATATTGGAAGGGGCCTTTTGTTCCTGATGATCTTGATAATGGAGTTGGTCAGGGCGTAAGGGTTGCTAGTATTGAGAAAGACAAGTCCCCTTTAAAGCTAAAGTATGATCCAACGCATCCTGATGCAATAAGGTCTGGCGAGTTAAAGGGTTATGTGGAATTTCCTAATGTGAATGCAGTTGAAGAGATGGTGGATATGATTTCTGCTTCTCGTGCTTATGAAGCAAATTCTACTGTCATTAATAGTAGCAAATCAATGTTTAGGAGTGCATTATCAATACTGCAGAATTAA
- the flgB gene encoding flagellar basal body rod protein FlgB — MNIFEMSVDLAHRYLDVLSLRQSVIADNIANVDTPNFKRSKVTFEAELERAILNERASNLSLIRGNDKHLNGFKELGYLDVKPSRMLDYLSILKNDGNNVDIDSEMKNLIQNQMIYSLFTNIQAHHFKSVNIVIK; from the coding sequence TTGAATATTTTTGAGATGTCAGTCGATTTAGCACATAGGTATTTGGATGTTCTTAGCTTGAGACAAAGTGTGATAGCTGATAATATTGCAAATGTAGATACTCCAAATTTTAAGAGAAGCAAAGTCACTTTTGAGGCTGAGCTTGAACGAGCAATTTTAAATGAAAGAGCAAGCAATTTATCTTTGATAAGGGGCAATGATAAGCATTTAAATGGCTTTAAAGAGTTGGGGTATTTAGATGTTAAGCCTAGTAGGATGCTTGATTATCTCTCTATTCTTAAGAATGATGGTAATAATGTTGATATTGATTCTGAGATGAAAAATCTGATTCAGAATCAAATGATTTATAGCTTGTTTACAAATATTCAAGCCCATCATTTTAAAAGTGTAAATATTGTAATAAAATAA
- the hslU gene encoding HslU--HslV peptidase ATPase subunit: MGKIENQNIVPKEIVAELDKYIIGQVEAKKLVSIALVNRYIRSKLPKEIRDDVMPKNIIMVGSTGVGKTEIARRLSKFIKAPFIKVEATKYTEVGYVGRDVESMIRDLMSIAVNMVREEMYDSVREEASKRAEERIIDKLLKASENSENNNASDEENKVREKLRDKFRKQLRNGDIDDSLIDVYVSGKMPVSTIEIFSGSNFEEIDMSIGGLINNIFDRKKRKELKIKKAREIIISEELEKLVDHENIVEIAKLRVENMGIVFIDEIDKIVTKNRTGNDVSREGVQRDILPIVEGSKVNTRYGIIDTSHILFIAAGAFNLSKPSDLIPELQGRFPIKVELKSLSVGDFKNILKHTKNSLIKQYIEMFKVYNLTLTFSEEAIDRIAELAFNMNFEGENLGARRLHGVMEKILADLFFEAPGSKLKKIEINLDYVNEKVKINEQKDLNYYII, encoded by the coding sequence ATGGGTAAGATTGAAAATCAAAATATAGTGCCTAAAGAGATTGTTGCAGAATTAGATAAGTATATAATAGGACAAGTTGAGGCTAAAAAGTTGGTTTCGATTGCTCTTGTTAATAGATATATAAGATCTAAGCTTCCCAAGGAAATAAGAGATGATGTTATGCCTAAAAACATTATTATGGTTGGTTCAACTGGGGTTGGTAAAACTGAGATTGCAAGAAGGCTTTCAAAATTTATTAAGGCCCCTTTTATTAAAGTTGAAGCTACTAAATATACCGAGGTAGGTTATGTAGGTCGTGATGTTGAATCTATGATTCGTGATTTAATGAGTATTGCAGTTAATATGGTAAGGGAAGAGATGTACGATTCTGTTCGCGAAGAGGCAAGCAAGCGGGCTGAGGAGAGAATAATTGACAAACTTTTAAAAGCTTCTGAGAATTCTGAGAATAATAATGCAAGTGATGAAGAGAACAAAGTTCGTGAAAAATTAAGAGATAAATTTAGGAAGCAATTGAGAAATGGGGATATTGATGACAGTCTTATTGATGTTTATGTTTCAGGCAAAATGCCCGTTTCTACTATAGAAATATTTTCTGGTAGTAATTTTGAAGAGATTGATATGAGTATTGGAGGATTGATTAATAATATATTTGATAGGAAGAAAAGAAAGGAATTAAAAATAAAAAAAGCAAGGGAGATAATTATATCTGAGGAACTTGAAAAGTTAGTTGATCATGAAAATATTGTAGAGATTGCTAAATTGAGAGTTGAGAATATGGGAATTGTTTTTATCGATGAGATCGATAAGATAGTTACTAAAAATAGAACCGGAAATGATGTATCTAGAGAAGGTGTTCAAAGAGATATTTTGCCAATTGTTGAAGGGTCTAAGGTTAATACAAGATATGGAATCATTGATACTTCTCATATTTTATTCATTGCTGCAGGTGCTTTTAATTTATCAAAGCCATCTGATTTAATACCAGAGCTTCAGGGTAGGTTTCCAATTAAGGTTGAGCTTAAGAGTTTGAGTGTGGGTGATTTCAAAAATATTTTAAAGCATACTAAGAATTCTTTAATAAAACAATACATTGAGATGTTTAAGGTTTATAATTTGACTTTAACGTTTAGTGAAGAGGCAATTGATAGAATTGCTGAGCTTGCCTTTAATATGAATTTTGAGGGAGAGAATCTTGGCGCTAGAAGGTTGCATGGAGTTATGGAGAAGATTCTTGCCGATCTTTTTTTTGAAGCACCCGGTAGTAAGTTAAAGAAAATTGAAATAAACTTGGACTATGTTAATGAAAAAGTAAAAATTAACGAACAAAAAGATTTAAATTATTATATAATATAG
- the hslV gene encoding ATP-dependent protease subunit HslV — protein MSFKGTTVIAIRRGGKTAVAADGQVTFGYTVLKSNAVKIRKLVNGRILAGFAGSTSDAITLFEKFEEKVKAREDGIIDIKRAAVELAKDWRSDKILHKLEAMMLVADSENILLISGTGDVVEPEEDVISIGSGGNYAYSAALAYMENKKLSAADIAFKSLKVAAKVCIYTNSNIVLEEIS, from the coding sequence ATGAGTTTTAAAGGAACTACAGTTATTGCAATAAGAAGGGGAGGAAAAACTGCAGTAGCAGCAGATGGGCAGGTAACTTTTGGATATACTGTTTTAAAATCCAATGCTGTGAAAATAAGAAAGTTAGTTAATGGAAGGATTTTAGCAGGATTTGCAGGTTCAACTTCTGATGCTATTACTCTTTTTGAGAAGTTTGAAGAAAAGGTTAAAGCTAGAGAAGATGGAATTATTGATATTAAAAGAGCCGCTGTGGAGCTTGCAAAAGATTGGAGATCTGACAAGATACTTCATAAACTTGAGGCAATGATGCTTGTGGCTGATTCTGAGAATATTTTATTAATTTCAGGTACTGGAGATGTTGTTGAACCTGAAGAAGATGTAATTTCAATTGGTAGTGGGGGAAATTATGCATATTCAGCGGCGCTTGCTTATATGGAAAATAAAAAATTAAGTGCTGCTGATATTGCTTTTAAGTCTTTAAAGGTGGCAGCAAAAGTTTGTATATATACAAATTCAAATATTGTGCTTGAGGAGATTAGTTGA
- the dprA gene encoding DNA-processing protein DprA, which translates to MFKLLYVDNLKFLKGEEKLRIFNDFDLSELCKLSLRDISNYLSRYFRKTHKLPDIKLIELQQEIINRTGAKVVLLGSKDYPLKLKRIYDPPFAIYYKGNLPDSNSLSWAVVGSRKISIPLIGKIKELSSHLAKNHVEVISGFAIGADIAAHLGAINEKKRTYAVIATDIDNIYPKQNRKYVTRLLENGGGVLTETLPYENIQSYFFAKRNRIVAGLSDVVFITCAPKKSGALITAELGLDLGLDIYVYNIDYSGDGSRTLYDSGAQEIKSVSDLYKILNVQYNEPEISDDLEACCVGKDTSSMLINELLNEISK; encoded by the coding sequence ATGTTCAAATTGCTTTATGTTGATAATTTAAAGTTTTTAAAAGGTGAAGAAAAACTTAGGATTTTTAATGACTTTGATTTAAGTGAGCTTTGTAAGTTAAGTTTAAGAGATATTTCTAATTATTTATCTAGGTATTTTAGGAAAACTCATAAGCTTCCAGATATTAAATTAATAGAGTTACAACAAGAAATTATTAATAGAACAGGTGCAAAGGTTGTGCTTCTTGGATCTAAGGATTATCCTTTAAAGCTTAAAAGGATCTATGATCCCCCGTTTGCTATTTATTATAAGGGCAATCTTCCAGATTCTAATTCTTTGTCTTGGGCTGTTGTTGGTTCAAGAAAAATCAGTATACCTTTGATAGGTAAGATTAAAGAGTTATCATCGCATCTTGCTAAGAATCATGTGGAAGTAATATCTGGATTTGCAATAGGAGCTGATATTGCAGCACATCTTGGTGCAATTAATGAGAAAAAAAGAACATATGCAGTTATTGCAACAGATATTGATAATATTTATCCAAAGCAAAATAGAAAATATGTTACTCGTCTTTTAGAAAATGGTGGAGGCGTTCTTACTGAGACTTTGCCTTATGAGAATATACAGAGTTATTTTTTTGCAAAGAGGAATAGAATAGTAGCTGGTCTTTCAGACGTTGTTTTTATCACTTGTGCGCCAAAAAAATCAGGAGCTTTAATTACTGCTGAGCTTGGACTTGATTTGGGTCTTGATATTTATGTTTATAATATTGATTATTCTGGTGATGGTTCTAGGACTTTATATGATTCTGGAGCCCAAGAGATAAAATCGGTATCAGATCTTTATAAGATATTAAATGTTCAGTATAATGAGCCTGAAATTAGTGATGACTTAGAAGCCTGTTGTGTAGGCAAAGATACATCGAGTATGCTTATTAATGAGTTGCTAAATGAAATATCTAAATAG
- a CDS encoding tetratricopeptide repeat protein yields the protein MKRWVSIFLFLVISCGDESKEKVNLGLRIREIELAGGGSLEKIEVYKEFIDKEEQNILKIVNSIDKKARFFSLIGLEFIKLGQYGPAIEYFNKNLEHGIDNYLSHFYIGVSSYSLAKGMKARDKIKEYFILAENSFLKSISIKDDFKEAIFALSTMYVYDLDKQLEAKGYLSRLESMGENYFEFFMLRGANYYSLGDFNNALLFYKKAKDKASTQEQIEGVDRIMNDFK from the coding sequence ATGAAAAGATGGGTGTCAATATTTTTGTTTTTGGTTATATCTTGTGGAGATGAATCTAAGGAAAAAGTAAATCTTGGACTTAGAATAAGAGAAATAGAGCTAGCAGGTGGTGGTTCGTTAGAAAAAATTGAAGTTTATAAAGAATTTATTGATAAAGAAGAGCAAAATATTTTAAAAATAGTAAATTCCATTGATAAAAAGGCTAGATTTTTTAGTTTGATTGGACTTGAATTTATTAAGCTTGGTCAATATGGACCTGCTATTGAGTATTTTAATAAAAATTTAGAACATGGCATAGATAATTATTTATCTCATTTTTATATAGGGGTTTCTTCTTATAGTTTAGCTAAGGGGATGAAAGCCAGAGACAAAATCAAAGAATATTTCATTCTTGCTGAGAATTCTTTTTTAAAATCAATCTCCATTAAAGATGATTTTAAGGAAGCTATTTTTGCTCTCTCTACTATGTATGTTTATGATCTTGATAAACAGTTAGAAGCTAAGGGATATTTAAGTAGGCTTGAGTCTATGGGAGAGAATTATTTTGAGTTTTTTATGTTGAGGGGTGCAAACTATTATTCTCTTGGTGATTTTAATAATGCTTTGTTGTTTTATAAAAAGGCAAAGGATAAAGCTTCAACTCAAGAGCAAATAGAGGGAGTTGATAGAATAATGAATGATTTTAAGTAG
- the ftsZ gene encoding cell division protein FtsZ, with amino-acid sequence MKDYNIIDSHSKRFDSATNPTVLKVIGAGGGGSNAVNRMIEYGVRDVEFIVANTDLQALQTSIAPIKIALGAKVTAGLGAGGRPEIGQAAAEEDIDIIKNHLAGADMVFITAGMGGGTGTGAAPVIAQVAKELGILTVGVVTKPFKFEGPKKMRLAEQGINNLRKSVDTLIIIPNQKLLTVVDKRTTIKDAFKRADDVLRMGVQGIAGLIIEHGEVNIDFADVKSIMQGQGDALMGIGYGKGENRAVDAATSAISNPLLEEVRIEGSKGLLVNITGGEDFSLLELEEIMGIITASVDDEATVIYGHAINSNLDDEIYVTVVATGFSSKKQKDLSVAVENNTLSSKEFDSLMSGSQDASGGVYGANDNFIAKSKNVNYFEDDIDVPTFLRNLNKKNSDN; translated from the coding sequence ATGAAAGATTATAATATTATTGATAGTCATTCAAAAAGGTTTGATTCTGCTACAAATCCTACGGTTCTTAAAGTAATTGGTGCAGGCGGTGGCGGTAGCAACGCTGTTAATCGTATGATTGAATATGGAGTAAGAGATGTTGAATTTATTGTAGCAAATACTGATCTTCAAGCTCTTCAAACTTCTATTGCGCCAATAAAGATTGCTCTTGGCGCCAAGGTTACTGCGGGTCTTGGAGCTGGTGGGAGGCCTGAGATTGGGCAAGCTGCGGCAGAAGAAGATATTGATATTATTAAAAATCATCTAGCAGGTGCTGATATGGTGTTTATTACTGCTGGGATGGGTGGAGGGACTGGAACAGGAGCTGCGCCTGTTATTGCTCAAGTGGCAAAAGAACTTGGAATTTTAACTGTTGGAGTTGTTACTAAGCCTTTTAAATTTGAAGGTCCTAAAAAGATGCGACTTGCTGAACAGGGAATAAATAATTTAAGAAAATCTGTTGATACTTTAATCATTATTCCAAATCAAAAACTTTTAACTGTTGTTGATAAGCGAACTACAATTAAGGATGCCTTTAAGAGGGCTGATGATGTTTTAAGGATGGGTGTGCAGGGAATCGCAGGTCTTATTATTGAACACGGCGAAGTTAACATTGATTTTGCTGATGTTAAGAGTATTATGCAAGGACAAGGCGATGCTTTAATGGGTATTGGTTATGGCAAGGGCGAGAATAGGGCTGTTGATGCGGCTACTTCTGCTATTAGTAATCCTTTGCTTGAAGAGGTTAGAATAGAAGGGTCTAAAGGTCTTCTTGTTAATATAACCGGGGGTGAGGACTTTTCTTTGCTTGAGCTTGAAGAGATTATGGGAATAATTACTGCTAGTGTTGATGATGAAGCTACCGTAATATATGGGCATGCAATTAACTCAAACCTTGATGATGAGATTTATGTTACAGTTGTTGCTACTGGTTTTTCTTCTAAAAAGCAGAAAGATTTATCTGTTGCTGTTGAAAATAATACTTTAAGTTCAAAAGAATTTGATAGCTTGATGTCAGGCAGTCAGGATGCTTCGGGGGGTGTTTATGGGGCTAATGATAATTTTATAGCGAAGTCAAAAAACGTTAATTATTTTGAAGATGATATTGATGTTCCCACATTTCTTAGAAATTTAAATAAAAAAAATAGCGACAATTGA
- the ftsA gene encoding cell division protein FtsA → MSRDLIVGLDVGTSKICTVVAEVNLNNQLEIVGIGTSVSRGVRKGVLINIEAALDSISNSIEAAELISGCDIATLSVSMSGSSIEGTNSRGVVAINSKTREIDNEDVERVIEAAKAIVIPMDREILHVIPQEFIVDGIPHIKNPIDMMGIRLEGEVHIITGSSSSSQNLVRCVNRAGFSVDEVVLGSLASSYATLSKEEREMGVLFVDMGKGTTDIILYIDGSPYYTGVIPIGANRVTLDIAQVWKVPEDVAENIKVTAGVAHISALESQMESVIIPNLGTRPPQEKSRKELAIIINSRLSEIFEIIKAEVMKRGLYNKINGGIVLTGGGALFPGISNLTEEIFKYPSRIGFPMNISGVGEEYIDPKFSSALGLVLYKHEQQKFNKLKKGNNKSKRQSKISSKLKGWFLKEWF, encoded by the coding sequence GTGTCTAGGGATTTGATAGTAGGACTGGATGTTGGAACTTCAAAAATTTGTACTGTTGTAGCTGAGGTGAATTTGAATAATCAGTTGGAAATAGTAGGCATAGGCACTAGTGTATCAAGAGGTGTGAGGAAAGGAGTTCTTATAAATATTGAAGCGGCACTTGATTCAATTTCTAATTCTATTGAGGCTGCTGAACTTATTTCTGGGTGTGATATTGCCACTCTTTCTGTTTCTATGTCGGGTAGTAGCATTGAGGGTACTAATTCTCGTGGGGTTGTTGCAATAAATTCAAAAACCAGGGAGATTGATAATGAAGATGTTGAGCGTGTTATTGAAGCTGCTAAGGCAATTGTGATCCCGATGGATAGGGAAATTTTACATGTAATTCCTCAAGAATTTATTGTGGATGGAATTCCTCATATAAAGAATCCAATAGATATGATGGGAATTCGCCTTGAGGGCGAAGTGCATATCATTACGGGATCTAGTTCTTCGAGTCAGAATTTAGTTAGATGTGTAAATCGTGCTGGCTTTTCTGTTGATGAAGTTGTGCTTGGAAGCTTGGCATCATCTTATGCTACTTTATCTAAGGAAGAGAGGGAAATGGGGGTTTTGTTTGTTGATATGGGTAAAGGTACAACTGACATAATTCTTTATATTGATGGTTCTCCTTATTATACTGGAGTCATTCCTATCGGTGCAAATAGAGTTACTCTTGATATTGCGCAAGTATGGAAGGTGCCTGAGGATGTTGCTGAGAATATTAAGGTAACAGCTGGTGTTGCTCATATTTCTGCCCTTGAGAGTCAAATGGAGAGTGTTATTATTCCTAATCTTGGAACCAGGCCGCCCCAAGAGAAAAGTAGAAAAGAATTGGCTATAATAATTAATTCAAGGCTAAGTGAGATCTTTGAGATAATAAAAGCTGAAGTAATGAAAAGAGGGCTTTATAATAAGATTAATGGAGGAATTGTTTTAACTGGAGGAGGAGCTTTGTTCCCCGGTATTTCTAATTTAACAGAAGAGATATTTAAATATCCATCAAGAATAGGATTTCCAATGAATATTAGTGGGGTTGGAGAGGAGTATATTGATCCTAAATTTTCCTCAGCTCTTGGTCTTGTTCTTTATAAGCATGAACAGCAAAAATTCAATAAATTAAAGAAAGGAAATAATAAATCTAAGAGACAAAGTAAAATATCTTCAAAATTGAAAGGTTGGTTTTTGAAGGAGTGGTTTTGA
- a CDS encoding cell division protein FtsQ/DivIB codes for MLIYRKFLIIYIYIIISFILLEIIFVIFISPYFLIRYITFNDNIHISKEDILSISGIKPNTYYYDADVSIYERNIKRDLRVQNVRVELKFPNTISINIEKRVPIVTAYENVDGSFIYYFIASDGVILEKCKDLIYDLPIISGLNLNGNEVGDCLEDRMLAIIKNLNYVKINQDTLYNLISEISFLKLNFYDYKIFLYIKNIYNKILITTDMDLISAMHKVFMISDLLKGRSDTVDLRSGDIILLGED; via the coding sequence ATGTTGATTTATAGAAAATTTTTGATTATATATATCTATATAATAATTTCTTTTATATTGCTTGAAATTATTTTTGTTATTTTTATTTCCCCTTATTTTTTAATTAGGTACATTACTTTTAATGATAATATTCATATTTCCAAGGAAGATATATTAAGTATTTCAGGAATTAAGCCTAATACTTATTATTATGATGCTGATGTTAGTATTTATGAAAGAAATATTAAGAGAGATTTAAGAGTACAGAATGTGAGAGTAGAACTTAAATTTCCTAATACGATTAGCATTAATATTGAGAAAAGAGTTCCTATAGTTACTGCTTATGAGAATGTTGATGGTAGTTTTATTTACTATTTTATTGCTTCAGACGGTGTAATTTTGGAGAAATGTAAAGATTTAATTTATGATTTACCTATAATTAGTGGGTTGAATTTAAATGGCAATGAAGTTGGTGATTGTTTAGAGGATAGAATGCTGGCTATTATAAAGAACCTTAACTATGTTAAAATAAATCAAGATACTTTGTATAATTTAATATCGGAAATTAGTTTTTTGAAGTTGAATTTTTATGATTACAAGATTTTTTTGTATATAAAAAATATATATAATAAGATATTAATAACAACGGATATGGATTTAATAAGCGCAATGCATAAAGTATTCATGATATCTGATTTACTTAAGGGAAGATCTGATACCGTTGATTTAAGAAGCGGTGATATCATTTTGTTAGGAGAAGATTAG
- the ftsW gene encoding putative lipid II flippase FtsW, with amino-acid sequence MFVEKVSLRKCYLLILCSLIAYGLIVFYTSSFFLSLELTGDPNFLFLMRLKYLFLSFIVFFVFERISLDFLKKIVSIVLLVTFILVLATFFSPSVSGAQRWIFFKGISIQPSEIFKVSFTIYLASYLSKFKLKSDNNISYWLKPMLIFGIFWLLIILQNDYSTAIYFAILFFIVLFVSGISLGYIFAILFTFIPISMLFLIFEPYRVARIFAFLNPYDDPLGKGYQIIASLNALKSGGLGGRGLGMGEIKLGRLPEANSDFIFSVLGEELGFLGICLAIMLFFLFFYFGYFVAIFAKTRFRFFIAFISSLTIFLQSIMNILIAIGLLPPTGINLPFFSSGGSSIVVTMALSGLIANVSRDIEGK; translated from the coding sequence ATGTTTGTGGAGAAAGTCTCTCTTAGAAAATGTTATTTACTTATTTTATGTTCACTTATTGCTTATGGTCTTATTGTATTTTATACATCTTCATTTTTTTTAAGTCTAGAACTTACAGGAGATCCTAATTTTTTATTCTTGATGCGTCTTAAGTATCTTTTTTTAAGTTTTATTGTATTTTTTGTTTTTGAGAGGATTTCTTTAGATTTTTTAAAAAAAATTGTTTCTATTGTATTACTTGTAACGTTTATATTAGTTTTAGCAACTTTTTTCTCTCCTAGTGTTTCTGGAGCACAAAGGTGGATTTTTTTTAAAGGCATTAGTATTCAGCCTTCAGAGATTTTTAAGGTATCTTTTACGATTTATCTTGCAAGTTATTTGAGTAAGTTTAAATTAAAGTCAGATAATAATATTTCTTATTGGCTCAAGCCCATGTTAATTTTTGGTATTTTTTGGTTGCTCATAATTTTACAAAATGATTATTCAACGGCTATTTATTTTGCTATTCTTTTTTTTATTGTTTTATTTGTTTCTGGAATATCATTGGGATATATTTTTGCTATTTTGTTTACTTTTATTCCAATTTCTATGCTTTTTTTAATATTTGAACCTTACAGGGTTGCTAGAATTTTCGCATTTTTAAATCCTTATGATGATCCTTTAGGAAAAGGGTATCAAATAATTGCATCACTTAATGCCTTAAAGAGTGGTGGCCTTGGGGGGAGAGGTCTTGGAATGGGTGAGATAAAGCTTGGTAGACTTCCAGAGGCTAATTCAGATTTTATTTTTTCTGTGCTTGGAGAAGAATTAGGATTTTTGGGGATTTGTCTTGCTATTATGTTATTTTTTTTATTTTTTTATTTTGGGTATTTTGTTGCCATTTTTGCTAAAACCAGATTTAGGTTTTTTATTGCATTTATTTCAAGTCTTACAATTTTCCTTCAAAGCATTATGAATATTTTAATTGCAATTGGACTTTTGCCTCCTACGGGTATAAATTTACCATTCTTTTCATCAGGTGGTTCTTCTATTGTTGTTACGATGGCGCTTTCTGGGCTTATTGCAAATGTTTCTAGAGATATTGAAGGTAAATAG
- the mraY gene encoding phospho-N-acetylmuramoyl-pentapeptide-transferase, giving the protein MFDLLGLRLLHYITFRTAYATIFAFLLALIFGPFIILRLKKLKLDQILREDGPKRHLSEKMGIPTMGGILIFFCVLVSLFFWINLWNVYFLIVLFVMISFACLGFMDDLLKIKRKNADGLNPRFKIYGQILFSCISVTMLYYFGGEHISIIYFPFFKSLKLDLGVLYIPFGMFILISASNSFNLTDGLDGLAIGLSIVVTGALVIIAYLTSRVDFATYLNIPNIKGSEELVIFLGALLGGSFGFLWFNAYPAKIMMGDTGSLSIGAVLGMTALILKSEILFAILAGVFVLETLSVIIQVAVYKKTKKRVFKMAPLHHHFEELGWSETQVVIRFWIIGLIFAIIALSTLKIR; this is encoded by the coding sequence ATGTTTGATCTTTTAGGACTTAGATTGTTGCACTATATTACGTTTAGAACCGCTTATGCTACTATTTTTGCATTTTTGCTTGCTTTAATTTTTGGCCCATTTATTATTTTAAGACTTAAGAAATTAAAACTAGATCAAATCTTAAGGGAAGATGGACCAAAACGCCATTTAAGTGAAAAGATGGGAATTCCTACTATGGGAGGCATTCTTATTTTTTTTTGTGTTTTAGTTTCTTTATTTTTCTGGATTAATCTTTGGAATGTTTATTTTTTAATTGTGCTTTTTGTCATGATTAGTTTTGCATGCTTGGGATTTATGGATGATTTGCTTAAAATAAAGAGAAAAAATGCAGATGGGCTTAATCCTCGGTTTAAGATTTATGGGCAGATATTGTTTTCTTGTATTTCAGTTACTATGCTTTATTATTTTGGCGGAGAGCATATTAGTATAATTTATTTCCCATTTTTTAAGTCTCTCAAATTAGATTTGGGGGTTTTATATATTCCATTTGGGATGTTTATTTTAATATCAGCGTCTAATTCTTTTAATTTGACAGATGGACTTGATGGACTTGCTATTGGACTTAGTATTGTTGTAACAGGAGCGCTAGTAATAATTGCATATCTTACAAGTAGAGTGGATTTTGCAACTTATTTAAATATTCCAAATATTAAAGGTTCTGAAGAGCTTGTAATATTTCTTGGAGCTTTACTTGGGGGTAGTTTTGGATTTTTATGGTTTAATGCGTATCCTGCCAAAATAATGATGGGTGATACTGGTAGTCTTTCAATAGGAGCAGTTCTTGGAATGACAGCTTTAATCTTAAAAAGTGAGATTCTTTTTGCAATTCTTGCAGGAGTTTTTGTGCTTGAGACTTTATCTGTAATTATTCAAGTTGCAGTTTATAAGAAGACTAAGAAAAGGGTGTTTAAAATGGCGCCACTTCATCATCATTTTGAGGAGCTTGGGTGGTCTGAGACACAGGTTGTTATTAGATTTTGGATAATAGGTTTAATATTTGCTATAATAGCTTTAAGTACTCTTAAAATTAGATGA